The genomic segment TAATCTGCCCTCTTAAAGATGTATTTCTCCTTTAAGTATAGGCACTTATTGAAGAGTTCACTTGAAAAAATTATCTAATTTATGTATAAATTTTTATGATATTCCAGACCAAGGTTTGGAGTTTGATTTAAAAGAGGACTTTTCAAATCTTGACATTGAAGCAAAAGATTTTAATATAAAAGAACCTATATCCATAAGGGGAACAATAAAAAAATTTGGTAAAGATTTGTATGTAAAGGGACATCTTTTAACAGAGATGATAATGTGTTGTTCTCGATGCATAGAAAACTTCACTTATACATCAGATACAGGGTTTGAGGCAACTTACATTCCTTTAGAAAATGAATTATTAGAAGAGGAGAGGGAGCTCGATCATAAGGATTTAGACATATTATTCTATAAGGATGAAAAGATAGATCTTCGAGATGTTGTAAGGGATCAAATCGTTTTGTCTGTTCCGCTGAAATCTTTATGTAAAGCTGATTGCTTAGGATTATGTCCAAAGTGTGGGCAGAACCTTAATATTTCTAAGTGTGATTGCACCCTCGAGGATGTTAATCCTAGATTAGAGGTTTTAAAAAAACTGAAACGTAAGAATTGAAAGGAGAAAAATGCCGGTTCCAAAACGAAAGACATCTAAATCAAGAAGAAATAAAAGAAGAACTCATAAGAAATTAAGCTTAGTTTCTTTATCGATTTGCCCTCAATGCCAAGAAATAAAATTACCTCACAGGGTATGTCCAAGCTGTGGGACATATAAGGGCAAGAAGGTCTTGGCTGTTAAAGAGGTTTAACCCCTTTTTTTCTAAAAGAAATATTTTTTATTTAGAATAAAGAGTTATATATGAAAATAGCAGTAGATGCAATGGGTGGAGATAATGCCCCTGAGGCAATCGTAGAAGGGGCAGTAATGGCTTCAAGAGAGTGTAAAACAAAGGTCATACTGATAGGAGACGAGGAGATATTAACAAAAGAATTAAAAAAATTTGATACCCAAGGTTTATCTATTTTTATAAAACATGCCCCTGAAGTAATCGGTATGGATGAAGCACCCTCTGTAGCTCTGAGGAAGAAAAAAAACTGCTCGATAAAGGTTGCAAATGAGATAGTAAAGAATGGAGAGGCAAATGCCGTTGTAAGTGCGGGTAATACAGGAGCTGCATTAGCTGCTTCCACCCTGATTCTTCGTCGCTTAGAAGGAGTGGACAGGCCAGCAATAGCGACAACCTTTCCAACATCAACTGGACCTACTGTTGTTCTTGATGTAGGAGCAAATGTCGACTGTAAACCCATTCAATTATTTCAATTCGGTATAATGGGCAATATTTATGCGCGTTACATATTAGGAAAATCGAGGCCAAGGGTGGGACTTTTAGGTATTGGTGAAGAAGATTCAAAGGGTAACGAGAGTACAAGAGAGGCTTTTCAGATGTTTAAAAGGAGTTCGTTAAATTTTATAGGAAATGTTGAAGGTAAAGAGGTTTTTAGTGGTGTTTCAGATGTAATTGTTTGCGATGGTTTTACTGGAAATGTGGCCTTAAAGACATGTGAAGGTCTCGCCGAATTGTTCGGAAATATGTTAAAGGATACATTTTCTCAGTCTTTAAAAAGCAAACTGGCTTATTCTTTAATAAAATCAGGGATTCAATCTTTCAGAAAGAGCTTAGACTATTCTGAATATGGAGGAGCACCTCTTTTAGGAGTTAATGGCATATGCATCATATGTCATGGTTCTTCTAATGCTAAGGCTATTAAAAATGCCATTTCACTCGCTGAAAGATTTTCAATAAATAAGGTCAATCTTCATATTCAGGAAGATATAGAACTCAATTCTGAGATTTATGGTTTAAAAGTGGGAAAAGCAAAATTCTGGCAGCAGATAAGAGATTCCTTTTCTTTTACCTCTAAGGAAGAGGAAGAAGAAGAAGATTCAGAACCCTAAGTCTCTATTGATACAAAAAGGATATTCATAGGTTATGATCAGATCAAAGATAGTTGGTGTAGGTTCCTATTTGCCGAAGAAAGTATTGACAAATTTTGATTTAGAAAAGCTTCTTAATACATCAGATGAATGGATTAGAACAAGAACAGGTGTGATCGAGAGAAGAATTGCTGGGGAAGACGAAGCCACTTCTGATCTTGGTTATAAGGCTGCCATCCAAGCCATTGAAGATGCAAAGATAACCCCTAATGATATTGATTTAATATTAGTAGCAACCACAACCCCTGATACCTACCTTCCGTCATCAGCATGTTACATTCAAAATAGTCTAGGTATAAACCGGGGTGCTGCGTTAGATATCTCAGCGGCCTGTGCGGGTTTTATATTCGCATTGTCCATAGCAGATCAATATATAAGGGCAGGAACATTTAAGAATATTCTCGTAATTGGTTCTGAGGTCCTCAGTAGAATTACAGACTGGACCGACAGAAATACATGTGTTCTTTTTGGGGATGGGGCTGGAGCCGTTGTCGTCCAGGCATCGGATAGTGAAGATAGTGGGATTCTGTCAACCCATATTCATTCAGATGGTACCTATAAGGATTATCTGATTGTACCTGGCGGAGGCAGCCGTAAACCTTTAAGCAATGAAGTTATAGATAAAAAGTTAAACTATATTAAAATGAAAGGAAATGAGACATTCAAGATAGCCGTAACATCCATGGTTAATGTGGCAAAAGAGGCCTTAGATGCTAATGGATATAAATCGTCCGAATTAGACCTCTTGATAACTCATCAAGCAAACAAAAGGATTATAGATGCCATTGCAAAAAGATTGAAATTACCTAAAGAAAAGGTATATATTAACCTCGAAAAATATGGAAATACTTCAGCTGCCTCTATTCCTATAGCATTGGATGAGGCGAAAAGAGAGGGTTTGCTAAAGGAAGGTAGCCTTATACTGCTCGTTGGACTAGGAGCTGGTTTTGCATGGGGTTCTGTTTTAGTTAAAATGTAAAAGAATTGTAAGAATGATCAATCATGACTGAAAAGATAGCCTTTTTATATCCTGGACAAGGTTCACAATATATTGGAATGGGAAAGGATTTCTATGAAAAGTATCCTTTGGTAGAGGAATTTTATCAAAAGGCAAACCATATCTTAAATTATGATATCACTTCTCTTTCTTTTTCTGGTCCAGAAGAGTCTCTGAGATTAACGAAAAATACCCAGCCTGCAATATTGATTCATAGTATTGTTGCAACCAAGATATTGAGAGAGAGGGGTATCAAGCCTATTATAGCAGCTGGCCATAGTTTGGGAGAATACTCGGCCTTGGTTTCAGCAGGAGCTCTTAGCTTTGAAGAAGGGGTATTACTTGTTCATCAAAGAGGGATATTTATGCAGGAGGCTGTTCCTCTAGGAAAGGGAGCTATGGCTGCAATCATTGGACTTGATAGGGAAAGAGTAGATGAGCTCATTCAAAAAGTATCATCTGATAAAATTGTTCAACCGGCAAATTTTAATAGTCTAAATCAGATTGTCATTGCTGGTGAAAGAGAAGGGGTTGAGGAGGCCGTAAGGATTGCCAAGGAAGATGGGGCAATAAAAGCTGTTCTCCTTCCTGTGAGTGGACCTTTTCATAGTAGCCTCATGCAACCCGCTGCAGAACGTTTAAAAACTGAGCTTGATAAGATAGAGATCAAAGACTTATCCTTTTCCATTATTGCCAATGTTAATGCAGAGAAAGTATCATCAAAGGATAGAATAAAAGAATTATTAGTTGAACAGTTATATAACCCAGTGCAGTGGGAAAGGTCTATCTCAAAACTTATAGAAGAGGGGATTGATACTTTTATAGAAGTTGGCCCTGGTAAAGTTTTGACCGGCTTGCTCAGGAGAATTTCAAAAGATGTCCAAGGATTTAATGTAGAGGATATAAAAAGTTTAGAAAAGACCCTTAATTCTTTAGATAGATAATAAAAATAGAGGAGATAAGTATGGGCCTTTCTGGAAAAGTTGCCTTAGTAACTGGTGGGGCTAGAGGGATAGGTCGCTCAATTGCTATCAAACTGGCAAAAGAGGGCGCCCATATAGTCATTTCAGATATAAATTTAAATGGGGCCTTAGATACAGCAAAAGTGATTGAAGAACAGGGAAAGGAAAGCATTGCTGTTGAGGGGAATGTCTCTATTTTTTCTGATGTTGAAGCTATGGTCAAGCAAGCGATAGATAAATTTGGTAGGATAGATATACTTATTAATAATGCTGGAGTCACAAAAGATAGTCTTTTAATAAGAATGAAGAAAGAAGACTGGGATTTTGTGTTAAATGTAAATCTGACAGGGACCTTTAATTGTTCAAAGGCCGTTGCGAAGTATATGATGAAACAAAAGACGGGAAATGTTGTAAATATCAGTTCTGTAGTGGGAGTGATGGGGAATGTAGGACAGGTTAATTATGCTTCCTCAAAAGCAGGGGTTATTGGATTAACCAAATCCATGGCGAGAGAATTGGCACCAAGGGGGATAAGGGTTAATGCCATTGCCCCTGGTTTTATTGACACCGAGATGACAAGGAGCCTTTCTGAAGAAGCAAGAAACAGGCTGGTTACTCAAATACCACTAACGAGACTAGGAACACCAGATGATGTGGCAAATTGTGTCAATTTTTTAGTATCTGACGATGCTGACTATATAACAGGTCAGGTAATTCATGTAAATGGTGGAATGTTAATGTAATACTATTTATAATTTTAAAGGGAGGTGAGGTTAAATTGGCTTCAACTGAGGAGAGAGTAAAGGACATTATTGTAGAGCAATTAGGTGTAGATAGAGATGAGGTTACTTCTGAGGCCTCTTTTATTGAGGATTTAGGAGCAGATTCTCTGGATACCGTAGAGTTAGTCATGGCCCTCGAGGAAGAGTTTGATATAGAAATTCCAGATGAAGAGGCTGAGAAGATCTCTACAGTAGGAGAGGCAATAGAACATATAAAGAAACTTATTAATCAAGGGGAATAACGAATAATATATAACTTTTAGGAGGTGGTTTTTCTGGATAGAAGGGTAGTTGTCACAGGATTAGGGGTCGTGAGTCCTTTAGGTGTAGGCGTTGAAAGGAATTGGGAGGCATTGATTAATGGAAAATCTGGGGTTGGGAAAATAACAAGATTTGACGCATCTCAATTGCCATCCCAGATAGCTGGAGAAGCAAACGATTTTCAACCAGAAGATTTTATTGTTAAAAAAGAGATTAAAAAGATGGACCTCTTCATCCAGTTTTCCTTAGCCTGTAGTGAGATGGTGATAAAAGATGCTAAGTTTGAAGGGAATCATTATGACAAAGAAAGAATAGGGGTCATAGTAGGTGTAGGGATGGGCGGTTTGCCATCTATAGAGAGATATCACTGCCTCATGTTAGAGAAGGGTTATAAAAAGGTATCACCATTTTTTATTCCGATGCTCATCTCAAATTTAGCATCTGGTCACGTATCAATGAGACATGGTTTTAAGGGTCCTAATTCGTGTGTTTCAACTGCTTGCGCTGCTGGTTCTCATTCAATTGGTGATGCCTTTCGAATAATCCAGAGAGGAGATGCTGATAGTATGATAGCCGGAGGTACAGAATCAGCATTAACTCCCCTATCTGTAGCAGGCTTTTGTGTTATGAGGGCTTTGTCTACTCGAAATGAGGATCCAACAAAGGCATCTCGTCCCTTTGATGAGGGAAGGGATGGTTTTGTTATGGGCGAGGGGGCAGGATTGATTCTTCTCGAAGAATTAGAACTCGCATTAAAAAGGGGAGCTAAGATTTATGGAGAAATCGTAGGTTACGGGATGACAGGAGATGCCTACCATCTGACGATGCCAGAACCGGAAGGAAAAGAAGTAGCAAGATGTATAAGAAATGCTTTGAGTGATGCTGGAATTTCTCCTGAAAAAGTAGATTATATAAATGCCCATGGAACATCTACTCCTCTGAATGATAAATTTGAAACCATGGCAATAAAAAAAGTTTTTGGAGAACATGCATATAAAATTCCTATCAGTTCAACAAAATCAGCAACAGGTCATCTTTTGGGAGGTGCAGGCGGAGTTGAGGCAGTTTACACCCTACTTGCTATGAACCGTTCTATGATCCCACCAACAATAAATTATGAGAAACCTGACCCTGATTGTGACCTTGACTATGTTCCGAACAAACCTAGAAAAAAAGAAATTGATATTGCTATTTCTAACTCCTTTGGCTTTGGGGGAACGAATGCATGTTTAGTATTTCGGAAATATTCTGGTTAAAATGAATATGGTATCTTTAGGAA from the Nitrospinota bacterium genome contains:
- a CDS encoding DUF177 domain-containing protein, whose product is MKKLSNLCINFYDIPDQGLEFDLKEDFSNLDIEAKDFNIKEPISIRGTIKKFGKDLYVKGHLLTEMIMCCSRCIENFTYTSDTGFEATYIPLENELLEEERELDHKDLDILFYKDEKIDLRDVVRDQIVLSVPLKSLCKADCLGLCPKCGQNLNISKCDCTLEDVNPRLEVLKKLKRKN
- the rpmF gene encoding 50S ribosomal protein L32 yields the protein MPVPKRKTSKSRRNKRRTHKKLSLVSLSICPQCQEIKLPHRVCPSCGTYKGKKVLAVKEV
- the plsX gene encoding phosphate acyltransferase PlsX: MKIAVDAMGGDNAPEAIVEGAVMASRECKTKVILIGDEEILTKELKKFDTQGLSIFIKHAPEVIGMDEAPSVALRKKKNCSIKVANEIVKNGEANAVVSAGNTGAALAASTLILRRLEGVDRPAIATTFPTSTGPTVVLDVGANVDCKPIQLFQFGIMGNIYARYILGKSRPRVGLLGIGEEDSKGNESTREAFQMFKRSSLNFIGNVEGKEVFSGVSDVIVCDGFTGNVALKTCEGLAELFGNMLKDTFSQSLKSKLAYSLIKSGIQSFRKSLDYSEYGGAPLLGVNGICIICHGSSNAKAIKNAISLAERFSINKVNLHIQEDIELNSEIYGLKVGKAKFWQQIRDSFSFTSKEEEEEEDSEP
- a CDS encoding beta-ketoacyl-ACP synthase III, with product MIRSKIVGVGSYLPKKVLTNFDLEKLLNTSDEWIRTRTGVIERRIAGEDEATSDLGYKAAIQAIEDAKITPNDIDLILVATTTPDTYLPSSACYIQNSLGINRGAALDISAACAGFIFALSIADQYIRAGTFKNILVIGSEVLSRITDWTDRNTCVLFGDGAGAVVVQASDSEDSGILSTHIHSDGTYKDYLIVPGGGSRKPLSNEVIDKKLNYIKMKGNETFKIAVTSMVNVAKEALDANGYKSSELDLLITHQANKRIIDAIAKRLKLPKEKVYINLEKYGNTSAASIPIALDEAKREGLLKEGSLILLVGLGAGFAWGSVLVKM
- the fabD gene encoding ACP S-malonyltransferase, encoding MTEKIAFLYPGQGSQYIGMGKDFYEKYPLVEEFYQKANHILNYDITSLSFSGPEESLRLTKNTQPAILIHSIVATKILRERGIKPIIAAGHSLGEYSALVSAGALSFEEGVLLVHQRGIFMQEAVPLGKGAMAAIIGLDRERVDELIQKVSSDKIVQPANFNSLNQIVIAGEREGVEEAVRIAKEDGAIKAVLLPVSGPFHSSLMQPAAERLKTELDKIEIKDLSFSIIANVNAEKVSSKDRIKELLVEQLYNPVQWERSISKLIEEGIDTFIEVGPGKVLTGLLRRISKDVQGFNVEDIKSLEKTLNSLDR
- the fabG gene encoding 3-oxoacyl-[acyl-carrier-protein] reductase — encoded protein: MGLSGKVALVTGGARGIGRSIAIKLAKEGAHIVISDINLNGALDTAKVIEEQGKESIAVEGNVSIFSDVEAMVKQAIDKFGRIDILINNAGVTKDSLLIRMKKEDWDFVLNVNLTGTFNCSKAVAKYMMKQKTGNVVNISSVVGVMGNVGQVNYASSKAGVIGLTKSMARELAPRGIRVNAIAPGFIDTEMTRSLSEEARNRLVTQIPLTRLGTPDDVANCVNFLVSDDADYITGQVIHVNGGMLM
- the acpP gene encoding acyl carrier protein, with translation MASTEERVKDIIVEQLGVDRDEVTSEASFIEDLGADSLDTVELVMALEEEFDIEIPDEEAEKISTVGEAIEHIKKLINQGE
- the fabF gene encoding beta-ketoacyl-ACP synthase II, yielding MDRRVVVTGLGVVSPLGVGVERNWEALINGKSGVGKITRFDASQLPSQIAGEANDFQPEDFIVKKEIKKMDLFIQFSLACSEMVIKDAKFEGNHYDKERIGVIVGVGMGGLPSIERYHCLMLEKGYKKVSPFFIPMLISNLASGHVSMRHGFKGPNSCVSTACAAGSHSIGDAFRIIQRGDADSMIAGGTESALTPLSVAGFCVMRALSTRNEDPTKASRPFDEGRDGFVMGEGAGLILLEELELALKRGAKIYGEIVGYGMTGDAYHLTMPEPEGKEVARCIRNALSDAGISPEKVDYINAHGTSTPLNDKFETMAIKKVFGEHAYKIPISSTKSATGHLLGGAGGVEAVYTLLAMNRSMIPPTINYEKPDPDCDLDYVPNKPRKKEIDIAISNSFGFGGTNACLVFRKYSG